In the genome of Microcoleus vaginatus PCC 9802, the window ATTACAAATTATCAATCACCAATGACAAATGACCAATGACTAATAACGCCGAAGAAATTAAAACTATATTTAATCGAATTGCACCAGTTTACAACCAATTGAACGACTGGTTGAGCTTTGGGCAACACCGGATTTGGAAACAAATGGCGGTGAAATGGAGCAGTGCTGGCCCCGGAAATACTTGTTTAGACTTGTGCTGCGGTAGCGGAGATCTAGCTTTGCTGCTGGCCAAACAAGCAGGGCCGACCGGTTGCGTATTTGGAGTAGATTTTTCCCCCGAACAATTGGCCGTGGCCGCCAGGCGCGATCGACCTTTTCTCACCCCTATAAGCCCCATTTCCTGGGTAGAAGCTGACGCCCTAGACTTGCCTTTTCCTGACAATTACTTCGACTGCGCCACAATGGGTTACGGCCTACGTAACGTGACTGACATCCCCCGCAGTCTTCAGGAATTGCACCGCGTGCTCAAACCCGGTGCCAAAGCAGCTATTCTCGACCTCCACCGCCCCAGCAATTCCCTAATGCGGAGCTTTCAGCAGTTTTATCTAGACAGTCTCGTAGTGCCCATTGCTCAGCAATTTGGCATGACTCAAGAATATGCTTACATTAATCCTAGTTTAGAAAAATTCCCGATCGGCCAGGAGCAAGTCGCGATCGCCAATAAAGCCGGATTTGCCGCGGCCACCCACTACCCGATTGCCGGAGCTATGATGGGAGTATTGGTACTGGGCAAAGCAATTTAAAATTAAAAATGCTTGCAGTCTATATCAGCTATCTAACTATAAGGCGCACCGCTCCCTGTGCACCTTACCCTATTTTTAATCCTTTATGAATGCGTCTGAAATTTGGCTGTTGTTGGCCCCACCTGTAGTGGGAGGTATTATTGGCTATTTCACTAACGATATAGCTATCCAAATGCTGTTCCGCCCCTATCGAGCTATTTACATCAAAGGGCGGAAGTTGCCTTTCACTCCAGGCTTGATCCCCCGCAACCAAGAGCGTTTAGCAAAGCGAATTTCCGACACAATTATGGGTTCGCTGCTGACGCCACAGGAACTGCAAAACTTAGCTCGCCGCCTCCTGCAAACCGAGCGGATGCAGTCGGTCATTCTCTGGTTGTTGCAGTTGGCGCTGGATCAGGTAAAAGCAGACGCCGAACAAAAAACCGCTAAAATTCTCGCTAACATTTTGCGAGATTTGCTGGGGGAATCTGTGCCGCGAATTCTCAAAGTTTTGGCGCGCCGGGAAGATTTTTTAGAAGTTCAGCTTAATCAAATTTTTGATCAAGTTTTGCTGGAGATTCAGCTAACTGAAGCTCAGGCGGCTCAGCTTGCTGAGTGGTTGTTGCAGGTAGTAATACCCCCGGAAGTGCTGCGGCAGGCTTTAATTGACTTTTTGACGGATCGCAATATTTCGATCATCGATGAAGGGTTTCGAGAAAAAACCAGCGGCACTTATTGGGTAGTAGCAAATTTGTTTGGTTTGCGGAACACTTTAACTCGGCTGCGGACTTTTTGTCTGGATGACAGAGAAGCTACAAATCAGCGCTTAGCAGAGTTAACTATTTCTTTGGGGATTCGCGGGCGAATTCAGGAATGGCTGCAAAATTTGTCGATGCAAAATTTACCGGTTTCGACTGTGAGACAGTTGCGAAAAACTATGCGCGACAGCGTTCGCAGCTACGTTCAAGAGCGGGGTACAGACGTACTTGAGGGGTTGAGTAAATCTATAGACTGGGAAAATATTTCGCGGTTGCTTCTCAATCGATTGCAGACTTCAGCGGTGATGAGCGCTTCCCTGGAAATTGTTAGCAAAGAACTTGCTTTGGTTTTAGAACGCTATCTAGAGCGGGATTTAGAAAATATTGTAGCTCAGGCTATCCCGATTTTGAATATTGACCAGGTGATTGTCGATCGAGTCAAAGGTACTTCTCCTGAAGAGTTGGAGTTAGCAATTCAGGGAATTGTCAAAAGCGAGTTGCAGGGAATTGTAAATTTAGGAGGCATTTTGGGGGTTTTGGTCGGCTGTTTGCAGACAGTTGTGCTTTGGATTCAGCGGTGATTTATTTCGGCAGTTGTGAGATATTTGTTGTAGTCTAATATTCGCTTGACTTGCGCCCCACTACCAAAAACCTGGTTTTTCGACCGTATTAGCCACCTCAGACAGAGGATTTTTGGTAGAAACCGGCTTTTTGTGGCCCAATCCTAATTTACTTATTTCCTAAATCTATGCCAGCCCCCAATTCAAACGATCGCACAAACATCCCAAAAAACCCGCGCAACCTCAGCCGCCAACAATACGAGCGTTTGACCGCAGAAATGGCCACTCCCTACCGGCCTCTGCGACAGTTTGTTTACCTAGCTTGTGGCGCTTCGGGCTTTATCGGCGGCTTGATTTTCCTCGCTAAAATTGCCTCGGGCCGGGAAATTGGTTCTGCTTTGCCTAATTTTGCCCTCCAAGTCGGAGTTGTCGCCCTGATGGTGTTCCTGTTTCGCTGGGAGCAGCGCGCCGAGGGCCGAGCCCCGAAGTCGAAGTAACAAAAATTTACAAATCGAGACAAAAATCTATCTCAGGCAAGGAAAAGTTAGAAATATAAAGAAATTATTATGAAATCCTGGTTTGCCAGCGATCCCTGTAATTATAATAATGTGGCTTCAATTGGGGTCAGCAAATTTAAAGGCCCTAATAATAAACCGCTTGTAATTCGTTCAAATGGGGTCAGCTTTCATAAAGACCCTAAATATATAAAATAAATGTAAGCCCAGCGCCAGCCTTCACTGATAGAAGAGCTGGCGTTCGGCATTTTGTTAGGATCGGGAGATTGGGAGAGAGAATCAGTAGGGTGCACACCCCGCACAGAGAGGCCCGTACAAGCGCCCTGAACCGAGTTTTGTGCCTAGCATCCGATATAGGTAATACCAGTTCCCCAAAATCAAGCAACTGTAGGCGCATATTCCAAACCCTAATAATCCTCAGTCATTCGCAAATCTAAAATCTAAAATGGTATCAGTGTTGGGGCGATCGAATAATTTGGTATTTCCCGAAGACCTTAGCCTGTGCAGTAACTAATCAGATGTGTCAAAGTCGAAGTAGAAAAAGATGTTGGGAGATTTTACTATGGGTCGATCATTTTTCAAAGGGCGGTGGACATTATTTTTGGCAGCAGGCGCGGGAATTGTATTTTACAGCAATGCTGCGGCGGCGGCCGAAAAGGTAGTGCTCAAATACAGTGCGATCCGAATGACTTTACCTGTCAGCGAATTAGAAATTTTTGCAGAAACTGGGCAAATGTCGCCCGCGTTAGAAATGCTGCTGGGAAAGGCAAACAAAGACCCGGAAGCGGTTCGCAGCAGTCTGACGAGACCGGTGAAAGTGAGTCAAAGCTTTTTGGATCGGACGCTTAACAGTAAGCTTGGGGAAATAATTCTTGATGAAGTGGGTCAGGTAATTCGCACTCCTTCTGGGAAGGCAAATCGAGAAGCTTTGCGCGAGGCCTTGGTGCTGTCTGCAACTAATGATAACGAGATTACGCTGCTGGAAGCGATGAAGAATTATCCGAATTCAGAAGTTTATGTTGAGGGCGATCGCTTAGTTGAAGCTTACGGTCAACTGGTAGCTTTGTCAGAACAATTGGGCGGCGTTTCAGAACGGCTGCAAGACATTTTGAACAAGATTCGCCTGCCTAGACTGTAGCGGATTTTGGCAAGGAGGGTTGATTGCTTGGAGCGATCGCAGAATGTTGCTGAATCTGCATCAATTACAGGGGAGTCACATTTATTTGTGCAAAATTTGTTGAATTTTAACACCAGTTTAAAAAAAGAATCTAACAGCAGGCCAGCTCCAAACCTGACGGGAATCAGTCATTCCCAATTTTAAAATCTAAAATCATATAACTTAGCTGTAAAATCTATCTCGGGATAGATGTTCGACAGTTTACAAAAACTTTATAGGGAGTAGCCTTTTTTTAGTCAGGAAAGTATTTGAAGCAAAAAATGCGGGCAAGAGCTTGCATTAATTAAAACTTGCACTCGCTCGACTCTATTTACTGGGTAACACTAGCAACATGAACAACAATCCTATTCGTTCAAAAGACCGTTTCTTGGTTTTCGGCGCTCCGGCGATCGAAGATGCTGAAATTCAAGAAGTGGTGTCAACCATGAAAACAGTTTGCTTGGGTACAGGCCCGAAAGTCAGGAATTTTGAAAATGACTTCAAAGCTTACAAGGGTTCCCAGTAGGCGATTGCAGTCCATTCCTGTACCGCAACGCTGCGCTTGAGCCTCCTCCCTGCTTCGTTACAACCGGGGGATGAAGTCATTACTCTCCGATGACTTTTTGTGCCACAGTTAATGCGATTATTCACGCAGGCGCACTACCCATACTGGCGGATGTAGATGCGGTGGCCATGAATATTGACCAGGCTCAAGTCGAAGCTAAAATAACTTCCATAACTAAAGCATTTTGCCGATTCACTTCGCAGGTCGTCCCTGCGATATGGATGCGCTTTGCGAGATTGCTCGCCGTCACAACTTATTGAAGAGTGTGCTCATGCGTTTGTAATCAGGTTGATGT includes:
- a CDS encoding alpha/beta hydrolase, with the protein product MGRSFFKGRWTLFLAAGAGIVFYSNAAAAAEKVVLKYSAIRMTLPVSELEIFAETGQMSPALEMLLGKANKDPEAVRSSLTRPVKVSQSFLDRTLNSKLGEIILDEVGQVIRTPSGKANREALREALVLSATNDNEITLLEAMKNYPNSEVYVEGDRLVEAYGQLVALSEQLGGVSERLQDILNKIRLPRL
- a CDS encoding DUF3493 domain-containing protein, with amino-acid sequence MPAPNSNDRTNIPKNPRNLSRQQYERLTAEMATPYRPLRQFVYLACGASGFIGGLIFLAKIASGREIGSALPNFALQVGVVALMVFLFRWEQRAEGRAPKSK
- a CDS encoding DUF445 family protein, translated to MNASEIWLLLAPPVVGGIIGYFTNDIAIQMLFRPYRAIYIKGRKLPFTPGLIPRNQERLAKRISDTIMGSLLTPQELQNLARRLLQTERMQSVILWLLQLALDQVKADAEQKTAKILANILRDLLGESVPRILKVLARREDFLEVQLNQIFDQVLLEIQLTEAQAAQLAEWLLQVVIPPEVLRQALIDFLTDRNISIIDEGFREKTSGTYWVVANLFGLRNTLTRLRTFCLDDREATNQRLAELTISLGIRGRIQEWLQNLSMQNLPVSTVRQLRKTMRDSVRSYVQERGTDVLEGLSKSIDWENISRLLLNRLQTSAVMSASLEIVSKELALVLERYLERDLENIVAQAIPILNIDQVIVDRVKGTSPEELELAIQGIVKSELQGIVNLGGILGVLVGCLQTVVLWIQR
- the ubiE gene encoding bifunctional demethylmenaquinone methyltransferase/2-methoxy-6-polyprenyl-1,4-benzoquinol methylase UbiE, which codes for MTNNAEEIKTIFNRIAPVYNQLNDWLSFGQHRIWKQMAVKWSSAGPGNTCLDLCCGSGDLALLLAKQAGPTGCVFGVDFSPEQLAVAARRDRPFLTPISPISWVEADALDLPFPDNYFDCATMGYGLRNVTDIPRSLQELHRVLKPGAKAAILDLHRPSNSLMRSFQQFYLDSLVVPIAQQFGMTQEYAYINPSLEKFPIGQEQVAIANKAGFAAATHYPIAGAMMGVLVLGKAI